One Halobaculum sp. CBA1158 DNA segment encodes these proteins:
- a CDS encoding M42 family metallopeptidase encodes MAFDFDFDLLRELTETPGVPGYEDRVRDRVRAVLEDAVDEVRTDAMGNVVGTVEGSGDHEVAVAAHMDEIGFMVKHVTDDGFLKVDALGGWDARVLRAQRVRVHTGQGDLTGVIGSVPPHTLSEEERETDDAVEDVVIDLGMDGDAVVDLVDVGDLVTMEQTTVEMGETVTGKALDDRVCLFAMLEAARELDDPHATVHFCATVQEEVGLRGAEALGVDVDPDLAIALDVTIASDTAGVAEDKQVTRLGEGTAVKLKDGSVITNPKVTRRLRDVAEAEGIDHQMEVLPSGGTDTAAFQTANGAKPVGAISIPTRYLHTVTETAHGDDVRATIDLLAAFLASEDGSHDYSL; translated from the coding sequence ATGGCGTTCGACTTCGACTTCGACCTGCTTCGCGAGCTGACCGAGACTCCCGGGGTGCCGGGCTACGAGGACCGCGTCCGCGACCGCGTCCGCGCCGTCCTCGAGGACGCCGTCGACGAGGTGCGAACCGACGCGATGGGCAACGTCGTCGGGACGGTCGAGGGGAGCGGCGACCACGAGGTCGCCGTCGCGGCCCACATGGACGAGATCGGCTTCATGGTGAAACACGTCACCGACGACGGCTTCCTGAAGGTGGACGCGCTCGGCGGGTGGGACGCCCGCGTGTTGCGCGCCCAGCGCGTCCGAGTCCACACGGGCCAGGGCGACCTCACCGGCGTCATCGGGTCGGTGCCGCCCCACACGCTCTCCGAGGAGGAGCGCGAGACGGACGACGCCGTCGAGGACGTGGTGATCGACCTGGGGATGGACGGGGACGCCGTCGTGGACCTCGTCGACGTGGGCGACCTCGTGACGATGGAGCAGACCACCGTCGAGATGGGCGAGACGGTCACGGGCAAGGCGCTCGACGACCGCGTGTGCCTGTTCGCGATGCTCGAGGCGGCCCGCGAACTGGATGACCCGCACGCGACGGTCCACTTCTGTGCGACCGTGCAGGAGGAGGTCGGCCTGCGCGGGGCGGAGGCGCTCGGCGTCGACGTGGACCCGGACCTCGCGATCGCGCTGGACGTGACCATCGCCTCCGACACGGCCGGCGTCGCCGAGGACAAGCAGGTGACCCGACTGGGCGAGGGGACGGCGGTGAAGCTGAAGGACGGCTCCGTGATCACGAACCCGAAGGTGACCCGTCGCCTGCGCGACGTGGCCGAGGCCGAGGGGATCGACCACCAGATGGAGGTGCTGCCCTCGGGCGGCACCGACACCGCCGCCTTCCAGACGGCCAACGGCGCGAAGCCCGTCGGCGCGATCTCGATCCCGACGCGATACCTCCACACGGTCACCGAGACCGCCCACGGCGACGACGTGCGCGCGACGATCGACCTGTTGGCGGCGTTCCTCGCGAGCGAGGACGGCTCTCACGACTACTCGCTGTAA
- a CDS encoding plastocyanin/azurin family copper-binding protein: MEDDTLSRRSFIRGAAGATAAAGAVAAGSGTAAAQATADGSGTVEVGAGSDGLLFAPGTEETLYVTPGTTVTFEWVSGGHNVAVNSQPDGASWEGHTPIEDEGFSTEFTFETVGVYEYVCEPHASVGMEGTLEVVEELPTPEPTPAGPPGVPDSAKSLGVASFIAMVATLGLAFFFTKYGGDYEPPEQ; the protein is encoded by the coding sequence ATGGAAGACGACACGCTCAGCCGCCGGAGCTTCATCCGGGGGGCGGCGGGCGCGACCGCCGCCGCGGGCGCGGTCGCCGCGGGCTCTGGAACCGCAGCCGCTCAGGCGACGGCCGACGGCTCCGGCACCGTCGAGGTCGGTGCCGGCAGCGACGGCCTGCTGTTCGCGCCCGGGACCGAGGAAACGCTCTACGTGACGCCCGGAACGACGGTCACCTTCGAGTGGGTCTCCGGCGGCCACAACGTCGCCGTCAACAGCCAGCCCGACGGCGCGTCCTGGGAGGGTCACACCCCGATCGAGGACGAGGGATTCTCGACGGAGTTCACCTTCGAGACCGTCGGCGTCTACGAGTACGTCTGTGAGCCCCACGCCTCCGTCGGGATGGAGGGAACTCTCGAGGTCGTCGAGGAACTGCCCACGCCTGAGCCGACGCCTGCGGGGCCGCCCGGAGTGCCCGATTCCGCAAAGAGCCTCGGCGTCGCCTCCTTCATCGCGATGGTCGCGACGCTTGGCCTCGCGTTCTTCTTCACGAAGTACGGCGGCGACTACGAACCGCCCGAGCAGTAG
- a CDS encoding DUF6653 family protein, which yields MDLTRRFADYDAFWERHANPKSGWSRFLSVPLLVLAAYTRDRRLFAVALGWTLVNPVAFPRVDRGDGDRVGDGDRVGDGDRVGDDPAWMTRVVDAERAWLRGETSPGSWSRLNAVSGPVTAYALYAAYRRRPVRAVVAGAASMALKLAFVWGLERRWDAGTAGR from the coding sequence ATGGACCTCACGCGCCGGTTCGCCGACTACGACGCCTTCTGGGAGCGTCACGCGAACCCGAAGAGCGGCTGGTCGCGGTTCCTGTCGGTCCCGCTGTTGGTGCTCGCGGCGTACACGCGCGACCGACGACTGTTCGCGGTCGCGCTCGGGTGGACGCTGGTGAACCCCGTCGCGTTCCCCCGGGTCGACCGGGGCGACGGCGACCGCGTTGGCGACGGTGACCGCGTTGGCGACGGTGACCGCGTTGGCGACGACCCGGCGTGGATGACCCGCGTCGTCGACGCCGAGCGGGCGTGGCTTCGCGGGGAGACATCCCCGGGGTCGTGGAGCCGCCTGAACGCGGTTTCCGGTCCCGTGACCGCCTACGCGCTGTACGCCGCCTACCGTCGACGGCCGGTCCGTGCGGTCGTCGCGGGCGCGGCGTCGATGGCGCTGAAACTGGCGTTCGTGTGGGGGCTGGAGCGGCGATGGGACGCGGGGACGGCCGGGCGGTGA
- a CDS encoding J domain-containing protein: MFGEWIAALPGWLVWGVVVGVVASAGVATVFLAANRWFPDPPARTGGRDRGSIRRREEIREYLRRIDERFLEDVDRDGTTVDFYLPERRVALTFDVHAYFAIRDDDASDDHVILCEHEMPGWHLARRLPFEVPEVDLGLAPGPGSAKATPAAAFDTLGLPASAGEERVEAAYREKVKETHPDQGGSREAFDEVREAYATALEHAEESSARS, translated from the coding sequence GTGTTCGGTGAGTGGATCGCCGCCCTGCCGGGGTGGCTGGTGTGGGGAGTCGTCGTCGGCGTCGTCGCCTCGGCCGGCGTCGCGACGGTGTTCCTGGCGGCCAATCGCTGGTTCCCCGACCCGCCGGCCCGCACCGGCGGCCGCGACCGCGGGTCGATCCGCCGCCGCGAGGAGATCCGCGAGTACCTCCGGCGCATCGACGAGCGGTTCCTCGAGGACGTCGACCGCGACGGGACGACCGTCGACTTCTACCTGCCCGAGCGCCGCGTCGCGCTCACCTTCGACGTGCACGCGTACTTCGCGATCCGCGACGACGACGCCAGCGACGACCACGTGATACTCTGTGAACACGAGATGCCCGGGTGGCACCTCGCCCGGCGACTCCCGTTCGAGGTGCCCGAGGTCGACCTCGGTCTCGCTCCCGGACCCGGGTCCGCGAAGGCGACGCCCGCGGCCGCCTTCGATACGCTGGGCCTGCCCGCGAGCGCCGGCGAGGAGCGCGTCGAGGCCGCCTACCGCGAGAAGGTGAAGGAGACGCATCCCGACCAGGGCGGGAGCAGGGAGGCGTTCGACGAGGTCCGCGAGGCGTACGCGACCGCCCTCGAGCACGCCGAGGAGTCGTCCGCGCGGTCGTAG
- the kdgK1 gene encoding bifunctional 2-dehydro-3-deoxygluconokinase/2-dehydro-3-deoxygalactonokinase, giving the protein MTDLVTFGETMLRLSPPEGTRLETADSLDARVGGAESNVAVAGASLGIDTVWLSKLPNSPLGRRVVRGLRAHGVHTGIAWDEDARLGTYYLEHGGEPRGTNVVYDRADSAVTTVTPEELPLGVLDDATAFHTTGITPALSGRAADATAAALERAADAGASTSLDVNYRSKLWSHEAARETLTDLFDHVDTLFVARRDAETVLDREGKTVEIAHGLATDHGFETVVVTRGERGALALHDGEVFEQPVYEADTLDAIGTGDAFVGGFLSRRCRGGDVAEALEWGAATASLKRTIAGDLAVVTPEEVERVIDEGEGGISR; this is encoded by the coding sequence ATGACCGACCTCGTCACCTTCGGGGAGACGATGCTTCGCCTCTCCCCCCCGGAGGGCACCCGACTGGAGACCGCCGACTCCCTCGACGCCCGCGTCGGCGGGGCAGAGAGCAACGTCGCCGTCGCGGGCGCGTCGCTGGGGATCGATACGGTGTGGCTCTCGAAGCTCCCGAACTCACCGCTCGGCCGCCGGGTGGTCAGAGGCCTGCGCGCACACGGCGTCCACACCGGGATCGCGTGGGACGAGGACGCCCGCCTCGGCACCTACTACCTCGAACACGGCGGCGAGCCCCGAGGAACGAACGTCGTCTACGACCGCGCCGACTCGGCGGTGACGACGGTGACGCCCGAGGAGTTGCCGCTGGGCGTGCTCGACGACGCGACCGCCTTCCACACGACGGGGATCACGCCCGCGCTCTCCGGGCGGGCCGCCGACGCGACCGCCGCCGCCCTCGAACGCGCCGCCGACGCCGGAGCCTCGACCAGCCTCGACGTGAACTACCGGAGCAAGCTCTGGAGCCACGAGGCGGCCCGGGAGACCCTGACCGACCTGTTCGATCACGTCGACACGCTGTTCGTCGCCAGACGCGACGCCGAGACCGTGCTCGACCGGGAGGGGAAGACGGTCGAGATCGCCCACGGACTGGCGACCGACCACGGCTTCGAGACGGTCGTCGTCACGCGGGGCGAGCGGGGCGCACTCGCGCTCCACGACGGCGAGGTGTTCGAGCAGCCGGTGTACGAGGCCGACACGCTCGATGCGATCGGTACCGGCGACGCCTTCGTCGGCGGCTTCCTCTCGCGGCGGTGCCGCGGCGGCGACGTGGCGGAGGCGCTGGAGTGGGGTGCCGCGACCGCCTCGCTCAAGCGGACCATCGCCGGCGACCTCGCGGTCGTCACGCCCGAGGAGGTCGAGCGCGTGATCGACGAGGGCGAGGGAGGGATCTCGCGGTAA
- a CDS encoding S9 family peptidase produces the protein MSNPTYDIERYLNVRSAHGGAFAPDGTLAFLMDTTGTPQVWSLTEPGAWPEQHTFYEERVTFVDWSPERRELAFGMDEGGNERAQLYRLDPDAGVVTEWTGMPEAKHRWGGWSHDGERFAFASNRRDEAVFDVYVQGREETGEEAELVYEGDGWLSVAGWSPDDSRLLVHEAHASFDHDLHVLDVDSGELTTLTPHSAEARFSSPEWGPAGDAVYVCTDHASDTLRLERIALGDEAGADGGVAGDGGGADDATGDRAGDGAGETLGDLTVVADGGDWNVDGVVVDEDTNRVAYSRNVEGYTRITVGEFTAPDRIDEFAEPDLPRCVAGGLSFGPDADRLAITVTGSTVNTNCYVADVKSGEVQRWTYAATAGIPAETFVEPELVHYPTFDGRDIPAFFSTPDDAGERDTPVVVDIHGGPESQRRPSFNAVKQYLLNAGYAVFEPNVRGSSGYGKAYSHLDDVERRMDSVADVEAAVEWLHDHPVVDPDRIVAMGGSYGGFMVLSALTEYPDLWAAGVDIVGIASFVTFLENTGDWRRELREAEYGSLEDDREFLESISPINHVDEIDAPLFVLHGANDPRVPVGEAEQIVEEAGEHVPTRSLIFEDEGHGFSKLENRIEAYRAIEEFLNEHVGDGA, from the coding sequence ATGAGCAACCCGACGTACGACATCGAGCGGTACCTCAACGTTCGCTCGGCGCACGGTGGCGCGTTCGCGCCCGACGGCACGCTCGCGTTCCTGATGGACACCACCGGGACCCCGCAGGTGTGGAGCCTCACGGAGCCGGGGGCGTGGCCCGAGCAGCACACCTTCTACGAGGAGCGCGTCACCTTCGTCGACTGGTCGCCCGAGCGTCGCGAACTCGCCTTCGGCATGGACGAGGGCGGCAACGAGCGCGCACAGCTGTACCGCCTGGATCCCGACGCGGGCGTCGTCACCGAGTGGACCGGGATGCCCGAGGCGAAACACCGTTGGGGCGGCTGGTCACACGACGGCGAGCGGTTCGCGTTCGCCTCGAACCGCCGCGACGAGGCCGTCTTCGACGTGTACGTCCAGGGTCGCGAGGAGACCGGCGAGGAGGCGGAACTGGTGTACGAGGGCGACGGCTGGCTCTCGGTGGCGGGCTGGTCGCCCGACGACTCCCGTCTGCTCGTCCACGAGGCGCACGCGAGCTTCGACCACGACCTCCACGTGCTCGACGTCGACTCGGGGGAGCTGACCACCCTCACGCCCCACTCCGCGGAGGCCCGCTTCTCCAGCCCCGAGTGGGGGCCGGCGGGCGACGCCGTGTACGTCTGCACCGACCACGCCTCCGACACGCTCCGCCTGGAGCGGATCGCCCTCGGGGACGAAGCAGGCGCTGACGGCGGTGTCGCCGGCGACGGTGGCGGCGCGGACGACGCCACCGGCGACCGCGCAGGCGACGGCGCGGGCGAGACGCTGGGCGATCTCACCGTCGTCGCCGACGGCGGCGACTGGAACGTCGACGGGGTGGTCGTCGACGAGGACACCAACCGGGTCGCCTACTCCCGAAACGTCGAAGGGTACACCCGGATCACGGTCGGCGAGTTCACGGCCCCCGACCGGATCGACGAGTTCGCCGAGCCCGACCTGCCGAGGTGCGTCGCCGGCGGGCTCTCGTTCGGTCCCGACGCCGACCGACTGGCGATCACCGTCACCGGGAGCACGGTGAACACGAACTGTTACGTGGCGGACGTGAAGTCCGGCGAGGTCCAGCGGTGGACGTACGCGGCGACTGCAGGCATTCCCGCCGAGACGTTCGTCGAGCCCGAACTCGTCCACTATCCCACCTTCGACGGCCGGGACATCCCGGCGTTCTTCTCGACGCCGGACGACGCCGGCGAGCGCGACACGCCCGTCGTCGTCGACATCCACGGCGGCCCCGAGAGCCAGCGTCGCCCGTCCTTCAACGCGGTCAAGCAGTACCTCCTCAACGCCGGCTACGCCGTGTTCGAGCCGAACGTCCGCGGGTCCTCGGGGTACGGAAAGGCGTACTCCCACCTCGACGACGTCGAACGGCGGATGGACTCGGTCGCAGACGTCGAGGCGGCCGTGGAGTGGCTCCACGACCACCCGGTCGTCGACCCCGACCGGATCGTCGCGATGGGCGGGAGCTACGGGGGGTTCATGGTGCTGTCGGCGCTGACGGAGTACCCCGACCTCTGGGCCGCCGGCGTTGACATCGTCGGCATCGCGAGCTTCGTCACGTTCCTCGAGAACACGGGCGACTGGCGGCGCGAACTGCGGGAGGCCGAGTACGGCAGCCTCGAGGACGACCGGGAGTTCCTCGAGTCGATCTCGCCGATCAACCACGTCGACGAGATCGACGCGCCGCTGTTCGTGTTGCACGGCGCGAACGACCCCAGGGTGCCGGTCGGCGAGGCCGAACAGATCGTCGAGGAGGCCGGCGAGCACGTGCCCACGCGGTCGCTGATCTTCGAGGACGAGGGGCACGGCTTCTCGAAGTTGGAAAACCGGATCGAGGCGTACCGAGCGATCGAGGAGTTCCTGAACGAACACGTCGGCGACGGCGCGTAA
- a CDS encoding MTH865 family protein: MSDDVEADLRAQFEEAFSGADFPVSSQMDLVPALPQGPGTKFESGDVSFTAMELAAKLGSSQDFPYEDVDSLVDDVIEGLKDNGMI, translated from the coding sequence ATGTCAGACGACGTGGAAGCCGACCTGCGCGCCCAGTTCGAAGAGGCCTTCTCGGGAGCCGACTTCCCGGTCTCCAGTCAGATGGACCTCGTGCCGGCGCTGCCGCAGGGCCCGGGCACGAAGTTCGAGTCCGGCGACGTCTCCTTCACCGCGATGGAACTCGCCGCCAAGCTCGGCTCCAGCCAGGACTTCCCCTACGAGGACGTCGACTCGCTCGTCGACGACGTGATCGAGGGGCTGAAGGACAACGGGATGATCTGA
- the mutL gene encoding DNA mismatch repair endonuclease MutL, translating to MTGEIRSLDDRTVREIAAGEVVERPASVVKELVENALDAGAGRVAVAVENGGIDGVRVRDDGAGIPPEELPMAVAKHATSKLEGMDDLDSGVATLGFRGEALHSVGAVARLTVRSRTPDADTGAELTVDHGDEGEVEPAGCPVGTTVEVRDLFGRTPARRKFLKTPATEFDRVNGVVSAYALANPDVAVSLEHDGREVFASPGDGNRRSAVLAVYGREVAESMVEVDHESADGRIAVSGLVSHPETTRASREYLTTYVNDRWVRESDLRGAVVDAYGGQLATDRYPFAVLFVDVPRTAVDVNVHPRKTEVRFGDDADVMATVREGVRAALLDHGLVRSSAPRGRSAPDETSVNPEVVGGAGTDHERAAAERREDDETANTSDSDGDDSDGSGSNDDSDDSGSNDGDSTGGDADDRDSPSPGAKSTSSVLDAWGGSDSANSEESESSGAAAGDETGVDGTDAGGTADTGGTDAAGDDAWSVEVSGTDRPTDHPTRGRTDATAGDAPSPRSWQSDDVDRETDGDDGNGDDRGRGRATVDSDQGGDGGDADSDRPGDGSDDARDRSWGAPSQATLAGGTTDERTDHDRLPAMRVLGQYDDTYVVCETDAGLVLVDQHAADERVNYERLRAAVAGDTPAQTLAAPVELPLTAREAELFETFRDALREVGFRAERVDGDGDRDRADDADRDADADAVDRAVAVTAVPAVFDATLDPDLLREVLAAFADEVADGGRPVAEVADALLADLACYPSVTGNTSLTEGSVADLLDALDDCENPYACPHGRPVLVEFGTEEIDERFERDYPGHGGRRDE from the coding sequence ATGACCGGGGAGATACGCTCGCTCGACGACCGAACCGTCCGCGAGATCGCCGCTGGCGAGGTGGTCGAGCGACCCGCCTCCGTCGTGAAGGAGCTCGTCGAGAACGCGCTGGACGCGGGCGCGGGCCGAGTCGCCGTCGCCGTCGAGAACGGCGGGATCGACGGCGTCCGGGTGCGCGATGACGGCGCGGGCATCCCTCCAGAGGAGCTCCCGATGGCGGTGGCGAAACACGCGACGAGCAAGCTCGAGGGCATGGACGACCTCGACTCGGGCGTCGCAACCCTCGGCTTTCGCGGCGAGGCGCTCCACTCCGTGGGCGCGGTCGCTCGGCTGACGGTCCGCTCGCGAACGCCCGACGCCGACACCGGGGCGGAGTTGACCGTCGACCACGGCGACGAGGGAGAGGTCGAACCGGCCGGCTGCCCCGTCGGGACGACCGTCGAGGTGCGCGACCTGTTCGGGCGCACGCCCGCCCGCCGGAAGTTCCTCAAGACGCCCGCGACGGAGTTCGACCGCGTCAACGGCGTCGTGTCGGCGTACGCGCTGGCGAACCCGGACGTGGCCGTCTCGCTGGAGCACGACGGTCGCGAGGTGTTCGCCTCCCCCGGCGACGGGAACCGGCGCTCGGCGGTACTCGCGGTGTACGGCCGCGAGGTCGCCGAGTCGATGGTCGAGGTCGACCACGAGTCAGCGGACGGGCGAATCGCCGTCTCGGGGCTCGTCTCGCACCCGGAGACGACCCGGGCGAGTCGGGAGTACCTCACCACCTACGTCAACGACCGCTGGGTGCGCGAGAGCGACCTCCGTGGGGCCGTCGTCGACGCCTACGGGGGCCAACTCGCCACGGACCGCTACCCGTTCGCGGTCCTGTTCGTCGACGTGCCGCGCACGGCCGTCGACGTGAACGTCCACCCGCGGAAGACCGAGGTTCGCTTCGGCGACGACGCCGACGTGATGGCGACCGTCCGCGAGGGAGTCCGGGCCGCGCTGTTGGACCACGGCCTCGTTCGCTCGTCGGCCCCGCGGGGTCGGTCCGCGCCCGACGAGACCTCGGTGAACCCGGAGGTCGTCGGCGGCGCGGGGACGGACCACGAGCGGGCGGCGGCCGAGCGGCGCGAAGACGACGAGACGGCGAACACAAGCGACTCCGACGGCGACGACTCCGACGGCAGCGGCTCCAACGACGACTCCGACGACAGCGGCTCCAACGACGGCGATTCGACCGGAGGCGACGCGGACGACCGCGACTCCCCGAGTCCCGGCGCGAAGTCGACGTCCTCGGTCCTCGACGCGTGGGGCGGTTCTGACTCCGCAAACTCCGAGGAATCGGAGTCGTCCGGAGCGGCCGCGGGCGACGAGACCGGAGTCGACGGCACGGACGCCGGTGGAACGGCCGACACCGGCGGCACCGACGCCGCCGGCGACGACGCCTGGAGCGTCGAGGTGAGCGGCACGGACCGGCCGACGGATCACCCGACGCGGGGGCGAACCGACGCGACCGCCGGCGACGCACCGTCGCCGCGATCGTGGCAGTCCGACGACGTCGATCGGGAGACGGACGGCGACGACGGTAATGGCGACGACCGGGGTCGGGGCCGCGCGACCGTCGACAGCGACCAGGGCGGGGACGGTGGTGACGCCGACAGCGACCGGCCGGGGGACGGTAGTGACGACGCCCGCGACCGGTCGTGGGGCGCGCCCTCGCAGGCGACGCTCGCGGGCGGCACCACCGACGAGCGGACCGACCACGACCGCCTGCCCGCGATGCGGGTGCTCGGGCAGTACGACGACACCTACGTCGTCTGCGAGACGGACGCCGGACTCGTGCTGGTCGACCAGCACGCCGCCGACGAGCGCGTCAACTACGAGCGACTCCGGGCGGCCGTCGCCGGCGACACGCCCGCACAGACGCTCGCCGCGCCGGTCGAACTCCCGTTGACGGCCCGCGAGGCCGAGCTGTTCGAGACGTTCCGCGACGCGCTCCGGGAGGTGGGGTTCCGGGCCGAGCGCGTCGACGGCGACGGGGACCGCGACCGCGCCGACGACGCCGACCGCGACGCTGACGCCGACGCCGTCGACCGCGCGGTCGCGGTGACGGCGGTGCCGGCGGTGTTCGACGCGACGCTCGACCCGGATCTCCTGCGCGAGGTGCTCGCGGCGTTCGCCGACGAGGTCGCCGACGGCGGTCGCCCGGTGGCGGAGGTGGCCGACGCGCTGCTCGCGGATCTCGCCTGCTACCCGTCGGTGACGGGGAACACGTCGCTGACCGAGGGCAGCGTCGCCGACCTGCTCGACGCGCTGGACGACTGCGAGAACCCCTACGCGTGTCCGCACGGCCGCCCCGTGCTCGTGGAGTTCGGGACCGAGGAGATCGACGAGCGGTTCGAGCGCGACTATCCCGGCCACGGCGGTCGACGCGACGAGTAG
- a CDS encoding GAF domain-containing protein, which translates to MPDVRRPRILLATPDASADGDRIADELEAEIDCETIVRGGETVVEFLRELGPTIDCVICCEGEGCEAAALAETDPTMPIVVYGDTAPSAPVDAVVARDGGTSVLGRQVLDRIERSRERDRLAEANAKLSALNTYTRELTGCETVEGVSETVVDAVTEALGHGEVVLAMRDGDEFYPYGHTFPEDFDATLGTDEGVIGRTYQTEETQIVDDYRADPDRARDIETRSVVSVPVGDHGVLQVTSDHEGAFDERDAEFVEIVASHAAEALARLQRESDLRVERDRLQYFFEGIRAPAVYVESGDGGDPVLAEVNSAYEGLFGSDGVGRPVSEAFPTATEREVFGSDGPDEVAHRDITRESDDGPEDLIVGMVPVPLTGVDVAAFGWYAVDVELP; encoded by the coding sequence ATGCCGGACGTCCGACGCCCGCGTATCCTTCTCGCCACACCGGACGCGTCGGCCGACGGGGACCGGATCGCGGACGAATTGGAGGCGGAGATCGACTGCGAGACGATCGTTCGCGGCGGGGAGACAGTCGTCGAGTTCCTGCGCGAACTCGGCCCGACGATCGACTGCGTGATCTGCTGTGAGGGGGAAGGCTGCGAGGCAGCGGCGCTGGCGGAGACGGACCCGACGATGCCGATCGTCGTGTACGGCGACACCGCGCCGTCGGCCCCGGTCGACGCCGTCGTCGCCCGCGACGGCGGGACGAGCGTGCTCGGCCGACAGGTGCTCGACCGGATCGAGCGCTCGCGCGAGCGGGACCGACTCGCAGAGGCGAACGCGAAGCTCTCGGCGCTCAACACGTACACCCGCGAGCTGACCGGCTGCGAGACCGTCGAGGGCGTGAGCGAGACCGTCGTCGATGCGGTGACGGAAGCCCTCGGACACGGAGAAGTGGTCCTCGCGATGCGCGACGGCGACGAGTTCTACCCGTACGGCCACACCTTCCCCGAGGACTTCGACGCGACGTTGGGCACCGACGAGGGAGTCATCGGACGAACGTACCAGACCGAGGAGACGCAGATCGTCGACGACTACCGGGCCGACCCCGACCGCGCCCGCGACATCGAGACCCGCTCGGTCGTGAGCGTTCCCGTCGGCGACCACGGCGTCCTCCAGGTGACGAGCGACCACGAAGGGGCCTTCGACGAGCGCGACGCCGAGTTCGTCGAGATCGTCGCCTCCCACGCGGCGGAGGCGCTCGCGCGCCTCCAGCGGGAGTCCGACCTCCGCGTCGAACGCGACCGGCTTCAGTACTTCTTCGAGGGGATCAGAGCCCCGGCGGTGTACGTGGAGTCCGGTGACGGCGGCGACCCGGTGCTCGCGGAGGTGAACTCAGCCTACGAGGGACTGTTCGGGTCCGACGGCGTCGGGCGGCCGGTGTCGGAGGCGTTCCCGACGGCGACCGAACGCGAGGTGTTCGGCTCCGACGGCCCGGACGAGGTCGCCCACCGAGACATCACCCGCGAGAGCGACGACGGCCCCGAGGACCTGATCGTGGGTATGGTCCCCGTTCCCTTGACCGGGGTGGACGTGGCCGCGTTCGGGTGGTACGCCGTGGACGTCGAGTTACCGTAG
- a CDS encoding glycosyltransferase family 4 protein translates to MRVAVVSMDTVGTRDAPATRRTRRVARGLADRGHNVHWLCARWWGGEIPRFEHEGIEYHAVTDDPGPGRFRSKLPFLLRRVDPDVIHAVSVPPGHATTARTTARVLRVPVVVDWWERDPERGSGRQYRKAATGADRVTVPSETVRTAVREHGASDVNVRVIPESIDFDLVRESGVDDRFDVVWARDLDGDANVGEFLLALAELRDRDWNAAVVGDGPARDDAERTAADLRIDDRVHFLGDLSDEELVPVLKGAHVFAQTATYEPFATELLWALACGCVGIVEYQAGSSAHEVVEGLDRGRLVTNPQELADEIVACGGLSEWEINEGFAGFDHAEVLEEWVECYEAVVDDYGWL, encoded by the coding sequence ATGCGCGTCGCGGTCGTCTCGATGGACACGGTGGGAACGCGGGACGCGCCCGCCACCCGCCGGACGCGACGCGTCGCCCGCGGACTCGCCGACCGCGGCCACAACGTCCATTGGCTGTGTGCGCGGTGGTGGGGCGGAGAGATTCCACGGTTCGAGCACGAGGGGATCGAGTATCACGCCGTCACCGACGACCCCGGCCCGGGGCGGTTCCGCTCGAAGCTCCCGTTCCTCCTCCGACGCGTCGACCCCGACGTGATCCACGCTGTCTCGGTCCCGCCCGGCCACGCCACCACGGCGCGAACGACCGCGCGGGTGTTGCGCGTCCCCGTCGTCGTCGACTGGTGGGAGCGCGACCCCGAGCGCGGGTCCGGTCGGCAGTACCGTAAGGCGGCGACCGGAGCCGACCGCGTGACCGTCCCCTCGGAGACGGTGCGCACCGCCGTCCGCGAGCACGGCGCGAGCGACGTGAACGTCCGAGTGATCCCCGAGAGCATCGACTTCGATCTCGTCCGCGAATCAGGGGTCGACGACCGATTCGACGTGGTCTGGGCCCGCGACCTCGACGGCGACGCCAACGTCGGAGAGTTCCTCCTCGCGCTGGCGGAGCTTCGCGACCGCGACTGGAACGCCGCCGTCGTCGGCGACGGCCCCGCCCGCGACGACGCCGAGCGGACGGCCGCAGACCTCCGGATCGACGACCGCGTCCACTTCCTCGGCGACCTCTCCGACGAGGAGCTGGTGCCGGTGTTGAAGGGCGCGCACGTGTTCGCTCAGACGGCGACCTACGAGCCGTTCGCGACTGAACTCCTGTGGGCGCTGGCCTGTGGCTGTGTCGGCATCGTGGAGTACCAGGCGGGGTCGTCGGCCCACGAGGTCGTCGAGGGCCTCGACCGCGGCCGGCTGGTGACGAACCCCCAGGAGTTGGCCGACGAAATCGTCGCCTGCGGCGGCCTGTCTGAGTGGGAGATCAACGAGGGGTTCGCGGGGTTCGACCACGCCGAGGTGCTCGAGGAGTGGGTCGAGTGTTACGAGGCCGTCGTCGACGACTACGGCTGGCTCTGA